A genomic stretch from Clostridia bacterium includes:
- a CDS encoding aminotransferase class I/II-fold pyridoxal phosphate-dependent enzyme, producing MLNINELWEKYAAFKAMDLSLNMSRGVPAPEQLAVSQEMLTNLATAKDCRTDGIDCRSYGLLTGIPAAKRLFAEMLNVNSDNIIIGGNSSLNMMYDAISRAWCFGVLGGTPWGRLDEVKFLCPVPGYDRHFAICELFGIKMINVDMTPTGPDMDAVEKLVSSDPAIKGIWCVPKYSNPDGTTYSDETVRRFAALKPAAPDFRVFWDDAYCIHDLYDEGDKLLDLQSECEKAGNPDLAYIFGSTSKISFPGSGVAAFASSERNIKDAERIISRQTIGPDKLNQLRHVRFFRDIEGMREHMRKHAALIRPKFEAAIEVLRREFADCPEAASWNEPRGGYFISLNTADGCAGRAFDLASEAGVKLTNVGATFPYRKDPRDRNIRIAPTYPSVEELRTAIELLSVCIKIAYCEKYC from the coding sequence ATGCTGAACATCAACGAACTCTGGGAAAAATACGCAGCGTTCAAGGCGATGGATCTCTCGCTGAATATGTCGAGAGGCGTGCCCGCGCCGGAGCAGCTCGCGGTCTCGCAGGAAATGCTTACAAACCTCGCGACCGCGAAGGACTGCCGCACCGACGGAATCGACTGCCGCAGCTACGGACTGCTGACCGGCATTCCGGCGGCGAAACGCCTTTTCGCCGAAATGCTGAACGTCAACAGCGACAACATCATCATCGGCGGCAACTCCAGCTTGAATATGATGTACGACGCCATCTCCCGCGCATGGTGCTTCGGCGTCCTCGGCGGCACGCCGTGGGGGCGGCTTGACGAAGTCAAATTCCTCTGTCCCGTGCCGGGCTACGACAGACACTTCGCCATCTGCGAGCTTTTCGGGATAAAGATGATAAACGTCGATATGACCCCGACCGGCCCTGATATGGACGCGGTCGAAAAGCTCGTATCCTCAGACCCCGCGATAAAGGGCATCTGGTGCGTGCCGAAGTACTCTAACCCCGACGGCACGACCTACTCAGACGAGACCGTCCGCCGCTTCGCCGCGCTGAAGCCGGCGGCGCCGGACTTCCGCGTCTTCTGGGACGACGCCTACTGCATCCACGACCTCTACGACGAGGGCGATAAGCTGCTCGACCTGCAGAGCGAGTGCGAGAAGGCGGGCAACCCCGACCTCGCGTACATCTTCGGCTCGACGTCGAAGATAAGCTTCCCCGGCAGCGGCGTCGCGGCGTTCGCCTCCAGCGAGCGCAACATAAAGGACGCCGAGCGCATCATCTCGCGTCAGACGATAGGCCCCGACAAGCTCAACCAGCTGCGCCACGTCAGATTCTTCCGCGACATAGAGGGTATGCGCGAGCACATGAGAAAGCACGCCGCGCTGATCCGCCCGAAGTTCGAGGCGGCGATAGAGGTGCTGCGCCGCGAGTTCGCGGACTGCCCCGAGGCGGCGAGCTGGAACGAACCGCGCGGCGGCTACTTCATTTCGCTGAACACCGCCGACGGCTGCGCCGGCCGCGCCTTCGATCTCGCCTCCGAAGCGGGAGTCAAGCTGACGAACGTCGGCGCGACCTTCCCGTACCGCAAGGACCCGCGCGACCGCAACATCCGCATCGCGCCGACATATCCGAGCGTGGAGGAGCTCCGCACCGCGATCGAGCTGCTCTCCGTCTGCATCAAGATCGCCTACTGCGAAAAGTATTGCTGA